From a region of the Deinococcus terrestris genome:
- a CDS encoding ABC transporter ATP-binding protein, whose translation MAEVVLENINKRYGTKHHAVKDFNLHIEDRELMVFVGPSGCGKSTTLRMIAGLEDISSGVLSIGGRVVNDVPPKDRDIAMVFQNYALYPHMNVYENMAFGLKLRKTPRDEIDRRVRDAARILQIEHLLGRKPKELSGGQRQRVAMGRAIVREPSVFLMDEPLSNLDAKLRVEMRSQISQLHRRLGATIVYVTHDQVEAMTLGNRIVVMRDGLIMQVDTPMNLYDFPQNKFVAGFIGSPSMNFLTARVEGGEFVIGGSRVAAMGRLAQSLKAYEGREVHLGIRPEHVGVMGHSDLPQGRNVLRGQVVVVEPLGAQTDLVIDVQGQHLIAKVEGQAPLEVGDDIDLLIDQTRLHAFDQETELAIDRGTPTGKRGQADTQGLGYEYPVTGQAPMGTSMPAGTQVAPGPATVTVISAED comes from the coding sequence ATGGCAGAAGTCGTTCTGGAGAACATCAACAAGCGCTACGGCACCAAGCACCACGCGGTCAAGGACTTCAACCTGCACATCGAGGACCGCGAGCTGATGGTGTTCGTGGGGCCGTCGGGCTGCGGCAAGTCCACCACGCTGCGGATGATCGCGGGGCTCGAGGACATCAGCAGCGGCGTGCTGAGCATCGGCGGGCGCGTGGTCAACGACGTGCCGCCCAAGGACCGCGACATCGCGATGGTGTTTCAAAACTACGCGCTCTACCCGCATATGAACGTCTACGAGAACATGGCCTTCGGCCTCAAGCTCCGCAAGACGCCGCGCGACGAGATCGACCGCCGGGTGCGCGACGCGGCCCGCATTCTCCAGATTGAGCACCTGCTGGGGCGCAAGCCTAAGGAGCTCTCGGGCGGGCAGCGCCAGCGTGTGGCGATGGGCCGCGCCATCGTGCGCGAGCCGTCCGTGTTCCTGATGGACGAGCCGCTGTCCAACCTCGACGCCAAGCTGCGCGTGGAGATGCGCTCGCAAATCTCCCAGCTTCACCGCCGCCTGGGCGCGACCATCGTCTACGTGACCCACGACCAGGTCGAGGCGATGACGCTCGGCAACCGCATCGTGGTGATGCGCGACGGGTTGATCATGCAGGTCGACACGCCGATGAACCTCTACGACTTCCCGCAGAACAAGTTCGTGGCCGGGTTCATCGGCAGCCCCTCCATGAACTTCCTGACCGCGCGGGTGGAGGGCGGCGAGTTCGTGATCGGCGGCAGCCGGGTGGCCGCGATGGGCCGCCTCGCGCAGAGCCTGAAGGCCTACGAAGGCCGGGAGGTTCACCTGGGGATTCGGCCCGAGCATGTGGGCGTGATGGGCCACAGTGACCTGCCGCAAGGCCGGAACGTGCTGCGCGGGCAGGTCGTCGTCGTGGAGCCGCTGGGTGCCCAGACCGACCTCGTGATTGACGTGCAGGGCCAGCACCTGATCGCCAAGGTGGAAGGTCAAGCCCCCCTCGAAGTGGGCGACGACATCGACCTGCTGATCGACCAGACCCGACTGCACGCCTTCGACCAGGAGACCGAACTCGCCATCGACCGGGGCACCCCGACCGGCAAGCGCGGTCAGGCCGACACGCAGGGCCTGGGATACGAGTACCCGGTGACCGGGCAGGCCCCCATGGGCACGTCCATGCCCGCCGGCACCCAGGTCGCCCCCGGCCCCGCGACCGTCACTGTGATCTCCGCCGAGGATTGA
- a CDS encoding TAXI family TRAP transporter solute-binding subunit: MKHRKRLLTAAVLGTAALAAAQGTTFLTIGSGATTGVYFPVATGMAKLITDANTGVRANARSTGGSVFNMTALGTGELDAAVTQNDVAYYAYRGTGLQAFQGKANSKIRSMAVLYPEVLHVVARKDARINSIADLKGKRVVIGDLGSGTEQTARQVLEAYGLTFDDLGQALRVSPAQGITLMQDKRADALFYTVGVGASAISQIAQTVDIKMVPVAGNQAAALIKKYPFYVRYNVPARSYKGVGATVPSVAVQATLVTTSDVSTDAVYRAMRAAFGNEEALKALHPTLAQNFSYAKAVKGLPAPLHPGAVRFFREKGVNVR, from the coding sequence ATGAAGCACCGCAAGCGACTGCTGACCGCCGCCGTCCTCGGCACCGCCGCCCTCGCCGCCGCGCAGGGCACCACCTTCCTGACCATCGGGTCGGGCGCCACCACCGGCGTGTATTTCCCGGTCGCTACCGGCATGGCGAAGCTGATCACCGACGCGAACACCGGCGTCCGCGCCAACGCCCGCTCGACCGGCGGCAGCGTCTTCAACATGACGGCGCTGGGCACCGGGGAACTCGACGCCGCCGTCACGCAAAACGACGTCGCCTACTACGCCTACCGGGGCACCGGCCTGCAAGCCTTCCAGGGCAAGGCCAACAGCAAGATCCGCTCGATGGCGGTCCTCTACCCCGAGGTGCTGCATGTGGTCGCCCGCAAGGACGCCCGCATCAATTCCATCGCAGACCTGAAGGGCAAGCGGGTCGTGATCGGGGACCTCGGCTCGGGCACCGAGCAGACGGCGCGGCAGGTGCTGGAAGCCTACGGGCTGACCTTCGACGACCTCGGGCAGGCGCTGCGCGTCTCGCCCGCGCAGGGCATCACGCTGATGCAGGACAAGCGGGCCGACGCGCTGTTCTACACGGTCGGCGTGGGCGCGAGCGCCATAAGCCAGATCGCCCAGACGGTGGACATCAAAATGGTGCCCGTCGCGGGCAACCAGGCTGCCGCACTGATCAAGAAGTACCCCTTCTACGTGCGTTACAACGTGCCTGCCCGCTCCTACAAGGGCGTAGGCGCCACCGTTCCCAGCGTGGCGGTGCAGGCCACCCTGGTGACGACCTCCGACGTGTCCACCGACGCCGTGTACCGGGCGATGCGGGCCGCCTTCGGCAACGAGGAGGCTCTCAAGGCGCTGCACCCCACCCTGGCGCAGAACTTCTCCTACGCCAAGGCGGTCAAGGGCCTGCCCGCCCCGCTGCACCCCGGCGCCGTGCGCTTCTTCCGCGAGAAGGGCGTCAACGTCCGCTAA
- a CDS encoding amino acid ABC transporter ATP-binding protein, whose amino-acid sequence MTQPASSPEPIIVAQDVHKHFGTFHALRGVSVTVQTGEVVVVIGPSGSGKSTFIRTLNALDPHDGGNIVVDGIPLQGARNLDAVRREVGMVFQSFNLFPHLTVLDNVTLAPTRVRRTSKAEAQQRALDLLRRVGIEEQAHKFPAQLSGGQQQRVAIARALAMDPRVMLFDEPTSALDPEMIKEVLDVMKELARSGMTMLVVTHEMGFAREVADRILFFDAGQIVEDTTPEAFYTNPQHERARVFLSKILGH is encoded by the coding sequence ATGACCCAGCCCGCTTCCTCCCCCGAGCCGATCATCGTCGCGCAGGACGTGCACAAACATTTCGGCACCTTCCACGCCCTGCGCGGGGTCAGCGTGACCGTGCAGACCGGCGAGGTGGTCGTGGTGATCGGGCCGTCGGGCAGCGGCAAAAGCACTTTTATCCGCACGCTCAACGCGCTGGACCCCCACGACGGGGGCAACATCGTCGTGGACGGCATCCCCCTGCAAGGTGCACGCAACCTCGACGCGGTACGGCGCGAGGTCGGGATGGTGTTCCAGTCCTTCAACCTCTTTCCGCACCTCACCGTGCTGGACAACGTGACGCTGGCGCCCACCCGCGTGCGCCGGACGAGCAAGGCCGAGGCGCAGCAGCGTGCCCTGGACCTCCTGCGCCGGGTCGGGATCGAGGAGCAGGCCCACAAGTTTCCCGCCCAGCTTTCCGGCGGGCAGCAGCAGCGCGTTGCCATCGCCCGCGCCCTGGCGATGGACCCCCGCGTGATGCTCTTTGACGAGCCGACCTCGGCGCTCGACCCCGAGATGATTAAGGAAGTGCTCGACGTGATGAAGGAACTCGCCCGCTCGGGCATGACCATGCTCGTCGTAACCCACGAGATGGGTTTCGCCCGCGAGGTGGCCGACCGCATCCTCTTTTTCGACGCCGGGCAGATCGTGGAGGACACCACGCCGGAAGCCTTTTACACCAATCCCCAGCACGAGCGGGCGCGGGTGTTCCTGAGCAAGATTCTGGGGCATTAG
- a CDS encoding MFS transporter — translation MTAAPPSRAPWTPNERLGILNGWLVSVGDGFLSVSVVVAGFAARLGAPNFVIGLLPAIAGGGWMLPQLLVAARVRPLRYKLPVYRSAALVRLLTYLAMVVVAATLADRPALCLTLFVLAMMVNALASGVAGLPFLEVVSKTVSSERRPRFFATRNLWGGLLAFGAGLAVRGILGSDLAFPYNYALLFLLGTVAFTVGYGVFGRVEEPPDEPLPPGNLRDELRAIPQTLGDAHFRAFLQVRLLLAAASMAEPFYAVYALRDLNYPAATLGTFVMALTGAAPLSNLVWRRVAERKGSRRIIRYASVSAGLAPLTALTVGALGLPSLAYLLVFVLSSVALQGFNLGHTNHLLNISPPESRSRYIGTLNTLVGAALFAPVAGGLLADAAGYPAVFVLSAVLYAVAWWACGRLRRDA, via the coding sequence GTGACGGCCGCTCCCCCCTCCCGCGCTCCCTGGACTCCCAACGAACGCCTCGGCATCCTTAACGGCTGGTTGGTGTCGGTGGGCGACGGCTTTCTGAGCGTGTCGGTGGTGGTGGCGGGTTTTGCGGCACGGCTGGGAGCGCCCAATTTCGTGATCGGCTTGCTTCCGGCCATCGCGGGGGGCGGGTGGATGCTGCCGCAACTCCTCGTCGCCGCGCGGGTGCGGCCCCTGCGATACAAGCTGCCCGTCTACCGCTCGGCGGCGCTGGTGCGGCTGCTGACCTACCTGGCGATGGTGGTGGTCGCCGCGACCCTGGCCGACCGCCCCGCCCTGTGTCTGACCCTGTTCGTGCTGGCGATGATGGTGAACGCGCTCGCGTCGGGGGTGGCAGGCCTCCCCTTTCTGGAGGTCGTCAGCAAGACGGTGTCCTCCGAGCGCCGCCCGCGCTTTTTCGCCACCCGCAACCTGTGGGGCGGGCTGCTCGCCTTCGGGGCGGGGCTGGCCGTGCGCGGCATCCTGGGGTCGGACCTCGCCTTCCCCTACAACTACGCGCTGCTCTTCTTGCTGGGGACGGTTGCCTTCACGGTGGGCTACGGCGTCTTCGGGCGGGTGGAGGAGCCGCCGGACGAGCCGCTCCCGCCCGGCAACCTGCGGGACGAGCTGCGGGCGATTCCACAGACACTGGGGGACGCCCATTTCCGGGCCTTCTTGCAGGTGCGGCTGCTGCTGGCGGCGGCGAGTATGGCCGAGCCCTTCTACGCAGTCTACGCGCTGCGCGACCTGAATTACCCGGCGGCCACTCTGGGGACGTTCGTGATGGCGCTGACCGGGGCCGCGCCCCTCTCCAACCTGGTCTGGCGCCGGGTGGCCGAGCGCAAGGGGTCGCGCCGCATCATCCGCTACGCCAGCGTCAGCGCGGGCCTCGCGCCGCTGACGGCCCTCACGGTGGGGGCGCTGGGGCTGCCCAGCCTCGCGTACTTGCTGGTGTTCGTGCTCTCCAGCGTGGCCCTGCAAGGCTTCAACCTCGGGCACACCAACCACCTGCTGAACATCTCGCCGCCCGAGTCGCGCAGCCGCTATATCGGCACCCTCAACACGCTGGTGGGCGCGGCCCTCTTCGCCCCGGTTGCGGGCGGCCTGCTCGCGGACGCGGCGGGCTACCCGGCCGTCTTCGTGCTCAGCGCCGTTCTGTACGCGGTGGCATGGTGGGCGTGCGGGCGGCTGCGGCGGGACGCGTAG
- a CDS encoding amino acid ABC transporter permease — translation MTAPARRPLGGLALLGWVVGAVAAFLLLFYVITLILRQMPDPIGPRADLFVEGARVTLQLTVVSGLIGLLVGIVAGIMRTSALWLVRAPASLFIWLIRGTPLLVQILFVYNALPLILQGVGIDLELNEFWSAVIALSLNVGAYNAEVVRAGILAIPRGQTEAARSLGLSGAQTMQTVVLPQAMRVVVPPLVNNLVALLKDSSLASSIALLELTLAGNRVSSETFQPIPVLTTVACVYLALTTVMTLFTDQLERRVKIATR, via the coding sequence GTGACCGCTCCCGCCCGCAGACCCCTGGGGGGGCTGGCTCTGCTGGGGTGGGTGGTGGGGGCCGTCGCCGCCTTCTTGCTGCTCTTTTACGTCATCACCCTGATCCTGCGCCAGATGCCCGACCCCATCGGCCCCCGCGCCGACCTCTTTGTGGAGGGGGCGCGGGTCACGCTGCAACTCACGGTGGTGAGTGGTCTGATCGGCCTGCTGGTCGGCATCGTGGCGGGCATCATGCGGACGAGTGCCCTGTGGCTGGTGCGGGCGCCCGCCAGCCTCTTTATCTGGCTGATTCGCGGGACGCCGCTGCTGGTCCAGATCCTGTTCGTGTACAACGCGCTGCCGCTGATCTTGCAAGGCGTCGGCATCGACCTTGAACTCAACGAGTTCTGGTCGGCGGTGATCGCGCTGTCGCTCAATGTCGGGGCGTACAACGCGGAGGTGGTCCGCGCCGGGATTCTGGCGATTCCGCGCGGGCAAACAGAAGCCGCCCGGTCGCTGGGTCTCAGCGGCGCCCAGACGATGCAGACGGTCGTGCTGCCTCAGGCGATGCGGGTGGTCGTGCCGCCCCTGGTCAACAACCTCGTGGCCTTGCTCAAGGACTCGTCGCTGGCGTCCTCCATCGCGCTGCTGGAACTCACGCTGGCCGGAAACCGCGTCTCCAGCGAGACCTTCCAGCCTATCCCGGTGCTGACGACGGTGGCGTGCGTGTACCTCGCCCTGACCACTGTGATGACGCTGTTCACCGACCAACTGGAGAGGCGGGTGAAGATCGCGACGCGGTAG
- a CDS encoding ABC transporter substrate-binding protein: MKRALLTLTALALLAANAEARTWAEIKKSGTVKIATEGAFPPFNVLKGKQLTGFEVELAEALAKQLGLKVQWTTQPFDNLLIGLNQDRYDFVIASHGINPERAKAVDFSTPHYCTGGAIVAKPGGPMTAAALKGKSVAVQVGTTYLENVRKVPGVGDVKTYPTDTAAQAALMAGRVDAWVGDKFTGIDLVKAQGGKVKQGDLLFNERVAMAVKKGNSGLLKELNAALAKAQGNGTYAKLSQKYFGQDVRCR, translated from the coding sequence ATGAAACGAGCCCTGCTGACCCTGACTGCCCTCGCCCTGCTCGCCGCCAACGCCGAGGCCCGCACCTGGGCCGAGATCAAGAAGTCCGGCACGGTCAAGATCGCCACCGAGGGGGCCTTTCCGCCCTTTAACGTCCTGAAGGGCAAGCAGCTCACGGGCTTCGAGGTCGAGCTGGCTGAGGCGCTGGCCAAGCAGCTGGGCCTGAAGGTGCAGTGGACCACCCAGCCCTTCGACAACCTTTTGATCGGGCTCAACCAGGACCGCTACGACTTCGTGATCGCCAGCCACGGCATCAACCCCGAGCGGGCCAAGGCCGTGGACTTCAGCACCCCGCATTACTGCACGGGCGGGGCCATCGTCGCCAAGCCGGGCGGCCCGATGACCGCCGCCGCGCTGAAGGGAAAGAGCGTGGCCGTGCAGGTGGGCACCACGTACCTCGAAAATGTTCGCAAGGTGCCCGGCGTGGGCGACGTGAAGACCTACCCCACCGACACGGCGGCGCAGGCCGCGCTGATGGCGGGCCGGGTGGACGCCTGGGTGGGCGACAAGTTCACCGGGATTGACCTCGTGAAGGCGCAGGGGGGCAAGGTCAAGCAGGGCGACTTGCTGTTCAACGAGCGGGTGGCGATGGCCGTGAAAAAGGGCAACAGCGGCCTGCTCAAGGAGCTGAACGCCGCCCTCGCCAAGGCGCAGGGCAACGGTACCTACGCCAAGCTCAGCCAGAAGTACTTCGGGCAGGACGTGCGCTGCCGCTGA
- the secA gene encoding preprotein translocase subunit SecA, with product MFRVLNKVFDNNQRDVARIVKTIVQPVNALEEETQKIENLAEAFMALRKRVQEGGETLDDVIIPAFALIREAGRRSIGKRHYDVQLIGGAALHQGRIAEMRTGEGKTLVATLALALNALEGKGCHLVTVNDYLARVGMEEMGLLYRTLGLTVGLASRDLQPHQKQAAYACDITYVTNSELGFDYLRDNMAQSREQLSLRADTPLHFAIVDEVDSILIDEARTPLIISGAAEKATDQYYLFAKLIRRLQKGEPAEPGKRAEPTGDYTIEEKGKQVHLTEGGISKIERLLSLGDLYSPENMDKAHMIVQAIRAKELYHREKDYIINEEGEVVIIDEFTGRSMPGRRYGEGLHQAIEAKEGVKIENENQTLATITYQNFFRLYNKFAGMTGTAKTEEKEFLDIYGSDVLVIPTNRPILRKDADDLVYRTRMGKYAAVVNEVQEMHAGGRPILIGTASIDTSEQLSALLSQAGIKHAVLNAKFEAQEASIIAQAGRSGTVTIATNMAGRGTDIMLGGNAEFILGEAIEQNFGISRFAPEAEAFIKAISRGDPEAERLGMAIPGMVPDFIRQAQKLQSDTVADRQRVQELGGLHIIGTERHESRRIDNQLRGRAGRQGDPGSSRFYVSFEDDLMRLFANDRVVAMMDRLGMDDTQPIEAKMVTGAIEKAQARVEDRNFGIRKQLLEFDNVMSVQRDTIYAQRREVLLGSDEDVEESTEGMIADFADMQLAYYAPLDQAPESWDLDTLRTNMADAVPQLETYDFEALRGMSPDAAHAHLMEAVADAFDARKDELSPTMLNSLSRYVLLQLVDQHWKEHLHAMDVLRQGIGLRGYGQRDPFTEYKFEATNMFNDMIDTLKGEVTKYIFRMQFGQQGAA from the coding sequence ATGTTCCGTGTCCTGAACAAAGTGTTTGATAACAACCAGCGCGACGTGGCGCGAATCGTGAAGACGATCGTGCAACCCGTCAACGCGCTGGAAGAAGAAACCCAGAAAATCGAGAACCTCGCGGAAGCCTTTATGGCGCTGCGAAAGCGCGTGCAGGAGGGCGGCGAGACCCTCGACGACGTGATCATTCCGGCCTTCGCCCTGATTCGGGAAGCGGGCCGCCGTTCCATCGGCAAGCGGCACTACGACGTGCAGCTGATCGGCGGGGCCGCCCTGCACCAGGGCCGCATCGCGGAAATGCGGACCGGTGAAGGCAAGACGCTCGTGGCGACGCTGGCCCTCGCCCTGAACGCGCTGGAGGGCAAGGGCTGCCACCTCGTCACCGTGAACGACTACCTCGCCCGCGTGGGCATGGAGGAGATGGGGCTGCTGTACCGCACGCTGGGCCTGACGGTGGGCCTGGCGAGCCGCGACCTCCAGCCGCACCAGAAGCAGGCCGCCTACGCCTGCGACATCACCTACGTCACCAACTCGGAACTGGGCTTCGACTACCTGCGCGACAACATGGCCCAGAGCCGCGAGCAGCTCTCGCTGCGGGCCGACACACCGCTGCACTTCGCCATCGTCGACGAGGTGGACTCCATCCTGATTGACGAGGCCCGCACCCCGCTGATCATCTCGGGCGCGGCCGAAAAGGCGACCGACCAGTACTACCTGTTCGCCAAGCTGATTCGCCGCCTCCAGAAGGGCGAACCCGCCGAACCCGGCAAGCGGGCCGAGCCGACCGGCGACTACACCATCGAGGAAAAGGGCAAGCAGGTCCACCTCACCGAGGGCGGCATCTCCAAGATCGAGCGGCTGCTCTCGCTGGGCGACCTCTACAGCCCCGAGAACATGGACAAGGCGCACATGATCGTGCAGGCGATCCGCGCCAAGGAGCTCTACCACCGCGAGAAGGACTACATCATCAACGAGGAAGGCGAGGTCGTCATCATCGACGAGTTCACCGGCCGCTCCATGCCGGGCCGCCGCTACGGCGAGGGCCTGCACCAGGCAATCGAGGCCAAAGAAGGCGTCAAGATCGAGAACGAGAACCAGACGCTCGCCACGATCACCTACCAGAACTTCTTCCGTCTGTACAACAAGTTCGCCGGAATGACGGGCACTGCCAAGACCGAGGAAAAGGAATTCCTCGACATCTACGGCTCGGACGTGCTGGTGATTCCCACCAACCGCCCCATCCTGCGCAAGGACGCCGACGACCTCGTGTACCGCACCCGCATGGGCAAGTACGCCGCCGTCGTGAACGAGGTGCAGGAGATGCACGCGGGCGGGCGCCCGATCCTGATCGGCACCGCCAGCATCGACACCAGCGAGCAGCTCAGTGCCCTGCTGTCGCAGGCCGGGATCAAACACGCCGTCCTGAACGCCAAGTTCGAGGCGCAGGAGGCCAGCATCATCGCGCAGGCGGGCCGCTCGGGGACCGTCACCATCGCCACCAACATGGCGGGGCGCGGCACCGACATCATGCTGGGGGGCAACGCCGAGTTCATCCTGGGCGAGGCCATCGAGCAGAACTTCGGCATCAGCCGCTTTGCCCCCGAGGCCGAGGCCTTTATCAAGGCGATCAGCCGGGGCGATCCGGAAGCCGAGCGCCTGGGCATGGCGATTCCCGGCATGGTGCCTGACTTTATCCGGCAGGCGCAGAAGCTCCAGAGCGACACCGTGGCCGACCGCCAGCGGGTGCAGGAACTCGGCGGGCTGCACATCATCGGCACCGAACGGCACGAGTCCCGGCGCATCGACAACCAGCTCCGGGGCCGCGCCGGGCGTCAGGGGGACCCTGGCTCCAGCCGCTTCTACGTCTCCTTCGAGGACGACCTGATGCGCCTCTTTGCCAACGACCGCGTGGTCGCCATGATGGACCGCCTGGGGATGGACGACACCCAGCCCATCGAGGCCAAGATGGTCACCGGCGCGATCGAAAAGGCGCAGGCCCGCGTGGAGGACCGCAACTTCGGCATCCGCAAGCAACTACTGGAGTTCGACAACGTGATGAGCGTGCAGCGCGACACCATCTACGCCCAGCGCCGTGAGGTGCTGCTCGGCAGCGACGAGGACGTCGAGGAGTCGACCGAGGGCATGATCGCCGACTTCGCGGACATGCAGCTCGCCTACTACGCGCCCCTCGATCAGGCGCCCGAAAGCTGGGACCTCGACACCCTGCGGACCAACATGGCCGACGCGGTGCCGCAACTGGAGACCTACGACTTCGAGGCCCTGCGCGGCATGAGCCCTGACGCGGCCCACGCGCACCTGATGGAAGCGGTGGCCGACGCCTTCGACGCCCGCAAGGACGAGCTGAGCCCGACCATGCTCAACAGCCTGAGCCGGTACGTGCTGCTGCAACTCGTGGACCAGCACTGGAAAGAGCACCTGCACGCGATGGACGTGCTGAGGCAGGGCATCGGCCTGCGCGGTTACGGTCAGCGCGACCCCTTCACCGAGTACAAGTTCGAGGCCACGAACATGTTCAACGACATGATCGACACCCTCAAGGGCGAGGTCACGAAGTACATCTTCCGGATGCAGTTCGGGCAGCAGGGCGCGGCGTAA
- a CDS encoding TRAP transporter permease, with product MSDPTRPISTDPALDMTEGERRALEIVEANETGGRQLFGFSRLLVTLIALAWCGFQMYAAQVGTMDTLLLRATHLAFAFALAYLVFTPRKTPGHAQRGVPWYDWILGTGAVATTVYLITQYPTIANVQGGALNPTDVWVGSALIVLLLLAAWRTVGIAMPIVASVFMLYALTGPRGLIRGDLGPQLQLHAGQTWPQVVGQLFANTEGIFGTAIGVSAQIVFLFVLFGAIFDKLGAGEWFMNVAQGLLGGFRGGPAKASVLSSALNGIISGSSVSNVVTGGNITIGTMKRVGYSAEKAGAIEVASSSNGQLMPPVMGAAAFIMANNLNIEYRTLILAAAIPAFLCYGALLVVTHIEALKLGLRGLPKNELPSVRRTMRAGWYYLIPLVYLIGTLTINPEATPERVALNTIFLMIAMLLVQEAWRGRQDGRGVGHGLLDGGRRLVEAAEGGARSMIGIAIATAAAGIIVGIVTITGLGFGLADIVETVSGAFRGLFTALGGLLPGVDTASVVTVGTMLVVLLMAQLIALILGMGLPTTANYILMSALIVPIIARIAGLDTSNPAQMLPVHMFVFYFGIMADSTPPVALAAFAAAAISGGNPVATGVQAFQYELRTALLAYMMFFNPSLLLIANNRIGGLPWTEAVPMILFAFLGLVAFSAATLRYLHRRTNPVQTLALLTASLILIIPTALVWNLAALALVAGVYFWQKAGSRNEPPGVAVA from the coding sequence ATGAGCGACCCCACAAGGCCGATTTCCACGGACCCGGCCCTAGACATGACGGAGGGCGAGCGCCGCGCCCTGGAGATCGTGGAGGCGAACGAGACGGGTGGGCGGCAACTGTTCGGTTTCTCCCGCCTGCTGGTGACCCTGATCGCGCTGGCGTGGTGCGGCTTTCAGATGTACGCCGCGCAGGTCGGCACGATGGACACCCTGCTGCTGCGGGCCACGCACCTCGCCTTCGCCTTCGCGCTGGCCTACCTGGTCTTCACCCCGCGCAAGACGCCGGGGCACGCGCAGCGGGGAGTGCCCTGGTACGACTGGATTCTGGGAACGGGGGCGGTGGCGACGACCGTCTACCTGATTACCCAGTACCCCACCATCGCCAACGTGCAGGGCGGAGCACTCAACCCCACCGACGTGTGGGTAGGAAGTGCCCTGATCGTGCTGCTGCTGCTCGCGGCGTGGCGCACGGTCGGGATCGCGATGCCCATCGTGGCGAGCGTGTTCATGCTGTACGCCCTGACCGGGCCACGCGGCCTGATCCGGGGCGACCTGGGGCCGCAGCTACAGCTTCACGCGGGGCAGACCTGGCCGCAGGTCGTGGGGCAACTGTTCGCCAACACGGAGGGCATCTTCGGGACCGCCATCGGCGTCTCGGCGCAGATCGTCTTCCTGTTCGTGCTGTTCGGGGCGATCTTCGACAAGCTGGGCGCGGGCGAGTGGTTCATGAACGTGGCGCAGGGGCTGCTGGGCGGCTTTCGGGGCGGCCCGGCCAAGGCCAGCGTGCTGAGCAGCGCCCTGAACGGCATCATCAGCGGCTCGTCGGTCAGCAACGTGGTTACGGGCGGCAACATCACCATCGGCACGATGAAACGGGTGGGCTACTCGGCCGAGAAAGCCGGGGCCATCGAGGTCGCCAGTTCCAGCAACGGCCAACTGATGCCCCCGGTGATGGGCGCGGCGGCCTTCATCATGGCGAACAACCTCAACATCGAGTACCGCACGCTGATTCTCGCGGCGGCGATTCCCGCCTTCCTGTGCTACGGGGCGCTCCTGGTGGTCACCCATATCGAGGCCCTCAAGCTGGGGCTGCGCGGCCTTCCGAAGAATGAACTGCCCTCGGTGCGCCGCACCATGCGGGCAGGTTGGTATTACCTCATTCCGCTGGTCTACCTGATCGGCACACTGACCATTAACCCGGAAGCCACTCCCGAGCGGGTTGCGCTGAACACCATCTTCCTGATGATCGCCATGCTGCTGGTGCAGGAGGCGTGGCGGGGGCGGCAGGACGGGCGCGGGGTCGGGCACGGCCTGCTGGACGGCGGGCGGCGGCTGGTGGAGGCAGCGGAGGGCGGTGCCCGGTCCATGATCGGCATCGCCATCGCCACCGCCGCCGCCGGGATCATCGTGGGCATCGTGACCATCACCGGGCTGGGCTTCGGGCTGGCCGACATCGTGGAGACGGTCAGCGGGGCGTTCCGGGGGCTGTTCACGGCGCTGGGGGGGCTACTGCCCGGCGTGGACACGGCCTCGGTGGTGACGGTGGGGACCATGCTCGTCGTGCTGCTGATGGCGCAACTGATCGCGCTGATCCTGGGGATGGGCCTGCCCACGACCGCCAACTACATCCTGATGAGTGCGCTGATCGTGCCCATCATCGCCCGCATCGCGGGGCTGGATACGAGCAACCCGGCGCAGATGCTCCCGGTCCACATGTTCGTCTTCTACTTCGGGATCATGGCGGACTCGACGCCCCCGGTCGCGCTGGCCGCCTTCGCCGCCGCCGCGATCTCGGGCGGGAATCCGGTGGCGACGGGCGTGCAGGCCTTTCAGTACGAGCTGCGGACGGCGCTGCTGGCGTACATGATGTTCTTCAATCCGTCGCTGCTCCTGATCGCGAATAACCGCATCGGCGGGCTGCCCTGGACCGAGGCGGTCCCGATGATCCTCTTCGCGTTCCTGGGGCTGGTCGCCTTCAGCGCCGCCACCCTGCGCTACCTGCACCGCCGCACCAACCCCGTGCAGACGCTGGCGCTGCTGACCGCCTCCCTGATTCTGATTATCCCCACCGCGCTGGTGTGGAACCTCGCCGCGCTCGCGCTGGTGGCCGGGGTGTACTTCTGGCAGAAGGCGGGGAGCCGCAACGAGCCGCCGGGGGTGGCGGTGGCGTAA